Proteins encoded by one window of Cydia fagiglandana chromosome Z, ilCydFagi1.1, whole genome shotgun sequence:
- the LOC134678888 gene encoding serine/threonine-protein kinase Pak isoform X2, producing the protein MSSDEDKPPAPPVRLTSNRAVDRVDSAPSVDMRPLPKEPDDGSDRKKKTLKAKIKGSKSTAHNDNKPNISYPTNFEHTVHVGFDAVTGEFTGMPEAWARLLMASNISKQEQKSNPQAVLDVLKWYDASATQPPPSKYMTSAQMHTTHSGSSVSRVSSSSPSSSTPTDTEHPEPPPPPPSRPDRTKSIYTKPIEEEEAPPPRPVPSPASPPHVPHATITAHPIPSRVEVSPAPTPLDRNKNPAAAPAPQTPPAHAPHPPPSNGAQTNTDTGRATGQQQRKKKMTDEEILEKLRTIVSVGDPNRKYTKMEKIGQGASGTVYTAIETSTGMEVAIKQMNLSQQPKKELIINEILVMRENKHNNVVNYLDSYLVNEELWVVMEYLAGGSLTDVVTETCMDEGQIAAVCREVLQALHFLHTNHVIHRDIKSDNILLGLDGQVKLTDFGFCAQISPEQNKRTTMVGTPYWMAPEVVTRKQYGPKVDVWSLGIMAIEMIEGEPPYLNENPLRALYLIATNGKPDIKDKDKLSPVFQDFLDKCLEVDVDRRATALDLLKHPFLKLARPLASLTPVIMAAKEAAKGH; encoded by the exons ATGTCTAGTGACGAAGACAagccgccggcgccgcccgtGCGCCTCACCAGCAACCGCGCCGTCGACCGCGTGGACTCCGCCCCCTCCGTCGACATGAGGCCGCTACCCAAAG AACCTGATGACGGCAGTGACAGGAAAAAGAAAACATTGAAGGCTAAAATTAAGGGGTCGAAAAGcaccgcacacaatgataacaAGCCTAACATTAGCTATCCAACCAATTTCGAGCACACGGTCCATGTGGGATTTGACGCGGTTACTGGAGAATTTACG GGGATGCCGGAAGCATGGGCGCGGCTGCTTATGGCGTCGAACATCAGCAAGCAGGAGCAGAAGAGCAACCCCCAGGCTGTGCTCGACGTGCTCAAATGGTACGACGCGTCCGCCACGCAGCCGCCGCCCTCCAAGTACATGACCTCTGCTCAGATGCACACCACGCACTCAG GGTCATCGGTATCACGAGTGTCTTCCAGTAGTCCGTCGTCGTCGACCCCGACGGACACGGAGCACCCCGAGCCTCCGCCTCCGCCACCGTCTCGGCCCGATCGCACAAAGAGTATA TATACGAAACCAATCGAAGAGGAGGAGGCCCCGCCGCCGCGGCCTGTGCCGTCGCCGGCGTCTCCGCCGCACGTCCCGCATGCTACCATAACTGCACATCCG ATACCGAGCAGAGTGGAGGTGAGCCCGGCGCCGACGCCGCTGGACCGCAACAAGAACCCGgcggccgcgccggcgccgcagACGCCGCCCGCGCACGCGCCGCACCCGCCGCCCTCTAACGGCGCACAGACCAACACCGATACAGG AAGAGCGACTGGACAGCAGCAGAGGAAAAAGAAAATGACCGATGAGGAGATTTTAGAGAAGTTAAGAACGATTGTTAGCGTTGGTGATCCCAatcgaaaatatacaaaaatggaaaaaattGGCCAAGG GGCATCTGGCACTGTGTACACGGCCATCGAAACATCAACGGGCATGGAAGTGGCCATCAAGCAGATGAACCTCAGCCAGCAGCCTAAGAAAGAACTCATCATCAACGAGATCCTGGTGATGCGGGAGAACAAACACAACAACGTTGTTAACTATCTAGACAGTTATTTGGTTAACGAG GAGTTGTGGGTGGTGATGGAGTACCTGGCGGGCGGGTCGCTGACGGACGTGGTGACGGAGACGTGCATGGACGAGGGGCAGATCGCGGCCGTGTGCCGCGAGGTGCTGCAGGCGCTGCACTTCCTGCACACCAACCACGTCATACACCGAGACATCAAGTCCGACAACATACTACTAGGCCTTGACGGACAAGTTAAGTTGA CTGACTTCGGTTTTTGTGCGCAAATATCCCCCGAACAAAACAAACGAACGACGATGGTGGGAACTCCTTACTGGATGGCTCCTGAAGTTGTCACGAGAAAGCAATATGGACCAAAG GTGGACGTGTGGTCGTTAGGTATTATGGCTATAGAGATGATCGAAGGAGAACCGCCTTATCTGAATGAAAATCCTCTTCGAGCTCTGTACCTGATCGCGACCAACGGGAAGCCGGACATCAAGGACAAGGACAAGCTGAGTCCCGTGTTCCAGGACTTCCTCGACAAGTGCCTCGAGGTGGACGTCGACCGGCGCGCCACCGCGCTTGATTTGTTAAAG catccgtttttgaagtTGGCCCGGCCTCTGGCGTCGCTAACGCCTGTGATCATGGCGGCGAAGGAAGCCGCCAAGGGGCATTAG
- the LOC134678888 gene encoding serine/threonine-protein kinase Pak isoform X1: MSSDEDKPPAPPVRLTSNRAVDRVDSAPSVDMRPLPKEPDDGSDRKKKTLKAKIKGSKSTAHNDNKPNISYPTNFEHTVHVGFDAVTGEFTGMPEAWARLLMASNISKQEQKSNPQAVLDVLKWYDASATQPPPSKYMTSAQMHTTHSGSSVSRVSSSSPSSSTPTDTEHPEPPPPPPSRPDRTKSIYTKPIEEEEAPPPRPVPSPASPPHVPHATITAHPQIPSRVEVSPAPTPLDRNKNPAAAPAPQTPPAHAPHPPPSNGAQTNTDTGRATGQQQRKKKMTDEEILEKLRTIVSVGDPNRKYTKMEKIGQGASGTVYTAIETSTGMEVAIKQMNLSQQPKKELIINEILVMRENKHNNVVNYLDSYLVNEELWVVMEYLAGGSLTDVVTETCMDEGQIAAVCREVLQALHFLHTNHVIHRDIKSDNILLGLDGQVKLTDFGFCAQISPEQNKRTTMVGTPYWMAPEVVTRKQYGPKVDVWSLGIMAIEMIEGEPPYLNENPLRALYLIATNGKPDIKDKDKLSPVFQDFLDKCLEVDVDRRATALDLLKHPFLKLARPLASLTPVIMAAKEAAKGH; this comes from the exons ATGTCTAGTGACGAAGACAagccgccggcgccgcccgtGCGCCTCACCAGCAACCGCGCCGTCGACCGCGTGGACTCCGCCCCCTCCGTCGACATGAGGCCGCTACCCAAAG AACCTGATGACGGCAGTGACAGGAAAAAGAAAACATTGAAGGCTAAAATTAAGGGGTCGAAAAGcaccgcacacaatgataacaAGCCTAACATTAGCTATCCAACCAATTTCGAGCACACGGTCCATGTGGGATTTGACGCGGTTACTGGAGAATTTACG GGGATGCCGGAAGCATGGGCGCGGCTGCTTATGGCGTCGAACATCAGCAAGCAGGAGCAGAAGAGCAACCCCCAGGCTGTGCTCGACGTGCTCAAATGGTACGACGCGTCCGCCACGCAGCCGCCGCCCTCCAAGTACATGACCTCTGCTCAGATGCACACCACGCACTCAG GGTCATCGGTATCACGAGTGTCTTCCAGTAGTCCGTCGTCGTCGACCCCGACGGACACGGAGCACCCCGAGCCTCCGCCTCCGCCACCGTCTCGGCCCGATCGCACAAAGAGTATA TATACGAAACCAATCGAAGAGGAGGAGGCCCCGCCGCCGCGGCCTGTGCCGTCGCCGGCGTCTCCGCCGCACGTCCCGCATGCTACCATAACTGCACATCCG CAGATACCGAGCAGAGTGGAGGTGAGCCCGGCGCCGACGCCGCTGGACCGCAACAAGAACCCGgcggccgcgccggcgccgcagACGCCGCCCGCGCACGCGCCGCACCCGCCGCCCTCTAACGGCGCACAGACCAACACCGATACAGG AAGAGCGACTGGACAGCAGCAGAGGAAAAAGAAAATGACCGATGAGGAGATTTTAGAGAAGTTAAGAACGATTGTTAGCGTTGGTGATCCCAatcgaaaatatacaaaaatggaaaaaattGGCCAAGG GGCATCTGGCACTGTGTACACGGCCATCGAAACATCAACGGGCATGGAAGTGGCCATCAAGCAGATGAACCTCAGCCAGCAGCCTAAGAAAGAACTCATCATCAACGAGATCCTGGTGATGCGGGAGAACAAACACAACAACGTTGTTAACTATCTAGACAGTTATTTGGTTAACGAG GAGTTGTGGGTGGTGATGGAGTACCTGGCGGGCGGGTCGCTGACGGACGTGGTGACGGAGACGTGCATGGACGAGGGGCAGATCGCGGCCGTGTGCCGCGAGGTGCTGCAGGCGCTGCACTTCCTGCACACCAACCACGTCATACACCGAGACATCAAGTCCGACAACATACTACTAGGCCTTGACGGACAAGTTAAGTTGA CTGACTTCGGTTTTTGTGCGCAAATATCCCCCGAACAAAACAAACGAACGACGATGGTGGGAACTCCTTACTGGATGGCTCCTGAAGTTGTCACGAGAAAGCAATATGGACCAAAG GTGGACGTGTGGTCGTTAGGTATTATGGCTATAGAGATGATCGAAGGAGAACCGCCTTATCTGAATGAAAATCCTCTTCGAGCTCTGTACCTGATCGCGACCAACGGGAAGCCGGACATCAAGGACAAGGACAAGCTGAGTCCCGTGTTCCAGGACTTCCTCGACAAGTGCCTCGAGGTGGACGTCGACCGGCGCGCCACCGCGCTTGATTTGTTAAAG catccgtttttgaagtTGGCCCGGCCTCTGGCGTCGCTAACGCCTGTGATCATGGCGGCGAAGGAAGCCGCCAAGGGGCATTAG